From one Peredibacter starrii genomic stretch:
- the csrA gene encoding carbon storage regulator CsrA: MLVLTRKLGESIAIDDNIKIVVVQIKGKQVRLGIKAPKETKIHREEVYQAIQDQNTEAVQASMSDIARLGEELKKK; encoded by the coding sequence CTAGGAGAGAGCATTGCAATCGACGATAATATCAAGATTGTTGTGGTGCAAATAAAAGGCAAGCAAGTACGCCTGGGCATTAAAGCGCCTAAAGAAACTAAGATTCACCGCGAAGAGGTCTATCAGGCCATCCAAGATCAGAACACTGAGGCAGTTCAAGCCAGCATGTCTGACATCGCGCGCCTAGGTGAAGAGCTCAAGAAGAAATAA
- the fliW gene encoding flagellar assembly protein FliW: protein MKVKTTRFGELEVNPNDIVTFAEGLLGFENLKKYFVVDPGDSTLILWLQSTEDEKVAFPIIEPKIFKPDYIAKLLPADLNGLELESLQTAKLYSILTIPANVTEMSANLKAPVVINSTKKVGKQIVLQDSKLSVKHEMYKELKTFIVNFSSDDARRTSYEPSIALETGDLKSNTTSISRTLEA from the coding sequence GTGAAAGTCAAAACCACTAGATTTGGGGAACTTGAAGTTAATCCAAATGATATCGTTACCTTTGCTGAAGGTCTTCTCGGTTTTGAAAATCTAAAAAAATACTTCGTTGTTGATCCAGGTGATAGCACTCTGATTCTATGGCTTCAGTCTACTGAGGATGAGAAAGTTGCATTTCCAATCATCGAACCAAAGATTTTCAAGCCAGATTATATCGCAAAACTTCTTCCAGCTGATCTGAATGGCCTTGAACTTGAGTCTCTTCAAACAGCTAAGCTTTATTCTATCTTAACGATCCCAGCGAACGTGACAGAAATGTCAGCAAACCTTAAAGCTCCAGTTGTAATCAACTCGACTAAGAAGGTTGGTAAGCAGATCGTTCTTCAGGATTCTAAGCTTTCAGTGAAGCATGAGATGTACAAAGAACTTAAAACTTTCATCGTGAACTTCTCTTCAGACGATGCTCGCCGTACTTCGTACGAGCCAAGCATTGCGCTTGAAACTGGTGACCTTAAATCGAACACAACTTCGATTTCTCGCACTCTAGAAGCTTAA
- a CDS encoding outer membrane protein assembly factor BamD, whose translation MRNIVFIVLIVLLASCSSDKPKGKTEAEILYKEAEELMGAERYILATEKLNLIKTQHPYSFYATPAELLQADILYLQENYIESAAAYLLFRDFHPRHEKIPYVVFKIAESYYKQIPDTIDRDLEPALESLKYYDEVIQKYGDSSYRTEAEQKIVKAKTMLREKDQYIADFYFKTKEFSAARYWYLDILENHQDEKTRNHAMVRTILATSKLKEWQPCLEYVEKFYSSIDKQSQKEIKSAKDECQKHL comes from the coding sequence ATGAGAAATATTGTTTTTATCGTTCTAATCGTTTTATTGGCCTCTTGTTCTTCGGACAAACCTAAGGGCAAAACAGAAGCAGAAATTCTTTATAAGGAAGCTGAGGAGCTTATGGGCGCTGAACGCTACATCCTCGCGACTGAGAAACTGAATTTGATTAAGACTCAGCACCCTTATTCGTTTTACGCCACTCCAGCGGAACTTCTTCAAGCGGACATCCTGTATCTTCAAGAGAACTATATTGAATCCGCAGCGGCCTATTTGTTGTTCCGTGATTTCCACCCTCGTCATGAGAAAATTCCATACGTGGTGTTTAAGATCGCTGAATCTTACTATAAACAAATTCCAGATACGATTGACCGCGATCTCGAGCCCGCACTTGAATCTTTGAAGTACTACGATGAAGTCATTCAGAAGTACGGCGACTCAAGTTATCGAACTGAGGCCGAGCAGAAAATTGTGAAAGCAAAAACCATGCTTCGTGAGAAAGATCAGTATATCGCCGATTTTTATTTCAAGACTAAAGAGTTCTCGGCCGCTCGTTACTGGTACTTAGACATTCTGGAAAATCACCAGGACGAAAAAACCAGAAATCACGCAATGGTGAGAACAATTCTAGCTACTTCCAAGCTTAAAGAGTGGCAACCATGTCTAGAATACGTGGAAAAGTTTTACTCATCGATTGATAAACAGAGTCAAAAAGAAATAAAATCAGCTAAAGACGAATGTCAGAAACACCTTTAA
- a CDS encoding tetratricopeptide repeat protein yields the protein MKLSDLLKKAKDAFQKNDLKTASLFLNEIIEQNPNATEAFFYLANVFHVRGELGKAIKAFSRVLELDPHHTDAAISLSVIYNDIGKYEEAKAIFEKANNQVKNTQQQGLSDPHLNKKFSLKHYELAEMYASYGRVDEALFEYNKAITLDPDNLEIRIKVAKTYTKKGFTSKAFEELKRLKNEQPGYMPARIALGLLFYGNGNIIEAQAEWQNVLSREPNHPEATMYISLSRSATETTVNL from the coding sequence GTGAAACTTAGCGATCTATTGAAAAAAGCCAAAGATGCCTTCCAAAAAAATGATCTTAAAACTGCCAGTCTTTTTCTAAACGAAATCATCGAACAGAATCCAAACGCTACAGAAGCGTTTTTCTACCTCGCTAACGTGTTTCACGTAAGAGGCGAGCTAGGGAAGGCGATTAAGGCCTTCAGTCGCGTGCTGGAACTTGATCCTCACCACACGGACGCTGCGATTTCACTTTCAGTAATATACAACGATATCGGCAAATACGAAGAGGCCAAGGCGATCTTCGAGAAGGCCAATAATCAGGTTAAAAATACTCAGCAACAGGGTCTTTCGGATCCTCACCTGAATAAGAAGTTCTCGCTTAAGCACTATGAGCTGGCCGAAATGTACGCTTCATATGGCCGCGTGGACGAAGCTCTATTCGAATACAACAAAGCGATCACGCTAGATCCGGATAATCTTGAAATCAGAATCAAAGTTGCTAAGACTTATACTAAGAAAGGATTCACTTCTAAGGCGTTTGAAGAGCTTAAGCGCTTAAAGAACGAGCAGCCTGGTTATATGCCAGCAAGAATTGCTCTTGGTCTTCTTTTCTACGGTAACGGAAACATCATTGAGGCCCAAGCTGAGTGGCAGAACGTGCTTTCACGTGAGCCGAATCATCCTGAGGCCACCATGTACATTTCTCTCTCGAGAAGTGCTACGGAAACCACGGTTAATCTTTAA